A window from Megalobrama amblycephala isolate DHTTF-2021 linkage group LG9, ASM1881202v1, whole genome shotgun sequence encodes these proteins:
- the LOC125274714 gene encoding forkhead activin signal transducer 3-like, whose protein sequence is MFSEMQRERADMLVRRKYKRYSKQKMTYLGLIAYVIQNAPEKRLTFHELMNAVTNFVDGDRKGLENNIRVCLSSNNCFVKVPINPECPNVKRNFWKVDDSKITPKILRRHFRGLSDVFPDLYGKIEILSANNAMENNTTYKRPEAEKKFTSPFSIESLLQRESSTSVRHRPVGLHDCATRNIENKFLGRANGDRGLACQRKTQDWPNQTAYVNFSGSYSHFCFPTYSLGQMNDGCSPPSGPSKRLRSVSELSYCTARESFRHFTLNALSWAYM, encoded by the exons ATGTTCTCAGAGATGCAGCGAGAGCGCGCAGACATGCTGGTCAGAAGAAAATACAAGAGATACTCCAAACAGAAAATGACCTACCTGGGTCTGATCGCTTATGTCATTCAAAACGCACCTGAGAAAAGATTAACGTTTCACGAG TTAATGAATGCGGTGACGAATTTTGTGGATGGTGATAGAAAAGGCCTTGAGAATAATATCAGAGTCTGTTTATCATCAAACAACTGTTTTGTAAAG GTGCCTATAAACCCAGAGTGCCCAAATGTAAAACGCAACTTTTGGAAGGTGGATGATAGTAAAATCACCCCAAAGATACTGCGACGACACTTCCGTGGTTTGAGTGACGTTTTCCCTGACCTTTATGGAAAGATTGAAATTCTCTCTGCAAATAATGCGATGGAAAACAATACAACCTACAAACGCCCTGAGGCCGAGAAGAAGTTTACCAGCCCGTTTTCCATTGAGTCACTTTTGCAGCGAGAAAGCAGCACCTCCGTGAGGCACAGACCCGTAGGCCTACATGATTGTGCAACCAGGAACATTGAAAACAAGTTTCTGGGCAGAGCAAATGGAGACCGTGGTTTGGCGTGCCAGAGGAAGACACAGGATTGGCCCAATCAAACTGCATATGTCAATTTCAGTGGATCATATTCACACTTTTGTTTTCCTACTTACAGTTTGGGCCAAATGAATGATGGATGCAGTCCCCCTAGTGGACCATCCAAGAGgttgcgttcagtttctgaactGTCCTATTGTACGGCACGCGAGAGCTTTAGACATTTCACTTTAAATGCTTTGAGCTGGGCCTACATGTAA